TCCTCCAATTCTTGATTACTTTTGTTGGACTTTTGGAGAAGCCCATTTGCCATCCATGACTGAATTAAGTAGGAGCTATTATATCTAAAATCTTTTGGATACAATAAGCAATAAGCAAAACATTGCTTCAAGTACGATGGCAATTGATCATAACTTAATCTTAATGCGGGTAAAATGTCTTCTTCTTGTTGCTCTAGTTTCCATATCTCACTATCCCTTATAGAGATCCAATCACTTTCTTCTGTTTTAGAATAAAGTAAGCTCCCTAAAGTCCTTACAGCCAAAGGAACACCTTTgcattttttcacaatttgttgTCCAATTTCTACTAGTTTTGGATATTGTTTCTCCTCTCCTCTATTGAAGGCCCATCTTAATAACAAGGACAAACAAACATCATTTGAAAGACCTTTTATGTGGTGGAAGGGCCCAGAAGCCATCATTGAGGCAACTTTTTGACTACGTGTAGTGACAAGAATTTTACTTCCTTGACCACCTCctattaacaaattttttattgcaatcCATTTACTACGGTCCTCATTCCAAACATCATCCAAAACgataaaaaatctatttttctctaaaatacTTTGTAAACTAGCTTGCACTTCATTCATACTCATACTTTCACTAATAACACCACCTGCAGACTTAAGGATTTCTTTTGATAACTTCTTAACATTAAAGTCCACTGACACACATACCCATACTCTAAGATAAAACCtggtttttaccattttatcaTTATACACTGACTGAGCAAGTGTAGTCTTGCCCATACCTCCGATTCCAACTATTGGAATCACAGAAACATTAACATCATCACCTGGTTGCATCAAAAGATTTATTATCTTTTGCTTGTCATTAGCCCTCCCAATAACATCAGAATCACAAACAAATGAGTGGGTCTCCCTGTGCACAATATGCTTCTCATCGTGTCGCACCTTAAGATGAAATTGATCTCTATCCTTTGCTATCAAATCTAACCTCTCTCTGATCTTCTTGACTCTATGACCCATTTTAATACCGAAGGCAAGCGGgttagaaaatgaaaagaagcgGCATACCTTTCTACCAGTGCTTCCATATGTTTTCACAACTTGCCTCCGTAGATCTTCACATTCAAATTCATCCACCACATCTACAGCATCATGAAAGACAGCTTTGAGTCGCTCCAGCCAAACTTTGAGCTGGTGGTTTTCTGCTTGCTTCTCATCAGCATCGAGCAGCACGGCTTGGATGGTGGACATGGTGTCCTCAAGCTTTTTCAGATCGCTTGCAATGCCCCATGCCAAGGAAATCTCTTGGTAAGCAAGGGACCGTAGCTTCTCAATGACATCTACTGCAATGAAAGAGACCAACTCAGTCATGTTTTTTGTGGTTGGAGGAAGGGAGGAGCTAAAAATGTTGGTTTTGAAGTGTGGTAGTGGCGTGAATGTGTAGCTAGTACATGGTGTAACCGGCATAAGATATTGGTGCggtttggatacaaattatttgtGTCTACGTTTAGAGAGATCACGTTTcagctgcattttttttttttttttttttgattcacGCGTTTTCTGCTTTTTGAGATAAATAACACTGATTATCACTGTTTACATTACGTATTGTTTAATCCCACAAGcacattattcaaaaaaaatattaaaaataagtctcacactactatttttgaaatttgaagcaCTGAAATTTGTCAATCCGCATGGCCCACAAACGGCTGATAAGTCTTcttttgaaacaaaatatttgtTCACACTCACCGAAAGTTATAgttccgtttggatagagcttgaaaattgaaaacaccataacaaaataaataatacgaCTCTTTGGTAGTCGGCTTTCTTAGAAATTGAAGTCCATAATTCACCAAAAgagatattttgttttaaaagaaaacttatCAACCGTTTGTGGGCCATGCGgattgacaaatttttatgcTTCAACGttgttaatattttaaaaaaaaataaatgccagtaaaaaaatatgtaaaaatatgtataatgttgtttaaaaactgaaaatatatatttaaatatatgtaccaaatagacccttaaattaaaaaaaatatcactcTTTGATGGTCAGCTTTCTTATGGACTTTAATTTGCATTTGTGTTGCAAGTATGTGATTCACAAAAGTTAAAatcaaaagagaaattttatgatTAGAACTAATTTCAcatcaatttttataattatttaatgtaCCAATTatgaatagtgaaaaaaaactatataaaaaatagcaGACAATCAATTAAAGTTTCTACATaatataattatgaaaataaaatgatccaaattcatattttgaactCATCCACGTTTGACttttgttggtgcaaacacaatgataatagaaataatacgaagagaaactgaataatacttattattttttattagtttaaagaaagaaattacaCAATACTATTTAGACTGAGGCGCGACACTcactctctttaaggagattcaagctctATCCCAACGGAGCCATAACTTTCGGTGAGTGTGAacaaatattttgtttcaaaagAAAACTTATCAGCCGTTTGTGGGCCATGCGGATTGACAAATCTCAGtgcttcaaatttcaaaaatatcacTCTTTGGTAGTCGGCTTTCTTAGAAATTGAAGTCCATAATTCACCTAAAGAGATATTTTGTTTCAAAAGAAAACTTATCAACCGTTTGTGGGCCATGCGgattgacaaatttttatgtttcaacgttgttaatatttttaaaaaaaataaatgccagtaaaaaagtgtgtgaaaatatgtataatgttatttaaaaattgaaaatatatatttaaacacatgtaccaaatagacccttaaattaaaaaaaatatcactcTTTGATGGTCGGCTTTCTTATGGACTTTAATTTGCATTTGTGTTGCAAGTATGTGATTCACAAAAGTTAAAatcaaaagagaaattttatgatTAGAACTAATTTCACATcaatttttatgattatttaaTGTACCAATTatgaatagtgaaaaaaaaactatat
This genomic stretch from Castanea sativa cultivar Marrone di Chiusa Pesio chromosome 1, ASM4071231v1 harbors:
- the LOC142620924 gene encoding putative disease resistance protein RGA1, with amino-acid sequence MTELVSFIAVDVIEKLRSLAYQEISLAWGIASDLKKLEDTMSTIQAVLLDADEKQAENHQLKVWLERLKAVFHDAVDVVDEFECEDLRRQVVKTYGSTGRKVCRFFSFSNPLAFGIKMGHRVKKIRERLDLIAKDRDQFHLKVRHDEKHIVHRETHSFVCDSDVIGRANDKQKIINLLMQPGDDVNVSVIPIVGIGGMGKTTLAQSVYNDKMVKTRFYLRVWVCVSVDFNVKKLSKEILKSAGGVISESMSMNEVQASLQSILEKNRFFIVLDDVWNEDRSKWIAIKNLLIGGGQGSKILVTTRSQKVASMMASGPFHHIKGLSNDVCLSLLLRWAFNRGEEKQYPKLVEIGQQIVKKCKGVPLAVRTLGSLLYSKTEESDWISIRDSEIWKLEQQEEDILPALRLSYDQLPSYLKQCFAYCLLYPKDFRYNSSYLIQSWMANGLLQKSNKSNQELEDIGLQYIKELLSRSFFQEVQDHGAFLTFKMHDLLHDLSLYVGKNDYCLIENIHGTSNFEKARHVSILEHNLGVDAMRDFLYKLSNNLRTIIFSCKECTYDEHDFININESLMETCISRFKYLRVLDLKFSRLEVVPSLISTLKHLRYLDLRGNKKIKRLPNSICNLQNLETLMLAGCEELEELPRDIRKMISLRYLWITTKQMHLPANGIEYMCSLRNLVFIGCPRLLRFPEGIQRLTALHRLEFTYCENLTSLPRGMKHLTALEVLGIWDCEKLILMEGDDYPMRLRRLTIGFLPKLVSLPQGLIPSANTLQFLAIYHCGNLEKLPQRLPNLSSLPKLDILNCPKLLSLPKRMDRRIVLKD